The Carboxydocella sporoproducens DSM 16521 DNA segment AGGGCCTGCAAAACAGCAATCAAAGCAAACCAGAAACTATCTCTACCAGAAATGGAAGCTCTAATAGAACAATTACATCAATGCACTTTACCAGTAACCTGCCCCCACGGGCGACCAACAAAAATTGAATGGCAACTAAAGGAGCTAGAACAGCTTTTTAAACGCACATGAGGTGAATAAATTGCAGTTTGTTGTTACCACTTCAAATAAAGCCTCGGAAGAGAGTATAAAAAAAGCCATATCCTTGGCACAGCGCTTACAGTTACCCTTTGTTCATCGTTCTAAAGTAAGGAATAATCCGGAGCAAGTATTAATTATTGTTAGTTTGGAAGATATCTTCATTAGGTATCAGAACAAAAATTTATCCTGGCATCCCAATATGGCAAAACTGAGAATATTAAATTTGATGAGAAACGGTCAGGACCCCCTGATCACGGCAGTAGACCCTCAACCAGGGGATCACATCCTGGATTGTACCATGGGCCTGGGAGCAGATAGTTTGGTTCTGGCCTATAGTGTAGGACCAACAGGAAAAATCACTGCCCTGGAATCGGAAAAGCTTGTTGCTGTTTTGGCCGAAAATGGTTTTGCGAAATTGAATGACACTATTTTAAAACCATTAACACAGCGAATTGAGATTATCAACAGTTCCTTTCACCATTTTTTAAATAGAACTCCCGGACAATCTTTTGATGTCATTTATTTTGATCCCATGTTTCAAATAACCAAAAGCAAGTCAACGGGTATTAATATACTACGATTAATTGGTAACCCGACTCCCCTTATGGCCGCCGATGTCCAGTTAGCGTTAAGCAAGTGCCGTCGGCAGGTTGTAGTTAAAGAGAACCTGAATAGTGACTTCTTTAAGAACTTCAGGCCAGACCAATTAATTAAAACCAGTTCTAATCTTGGCTTCGGTATCTATTATTCTAGTAAGCAAGAGGGATAGTGATGGATTATCAACCAGTTTTAATTATTGTAGGACCCACCGCCGTAGGTAAATCAGCAGTAGGCATTGAATTAGCCAAACTCATTGACGGGGAAATAATATCCGGAGATTCTATGCAAGTGTATAAAGACATGGATATAGGAACAGCTAAAGTACCTGTTGAACAGCGCCAGGGAATTCCCCATCATCTTCTGGATATTATCAGTCCGGAAGAGGAATTTAGTGTAGCCTTGTTTGAAACCCTGGCAGAAGCAAAGATTAAAGATATCTATGCCAGAAATAAAAAACCTATCATTGTTGGCGGTACAGGTTTATACATAAAAGCTTTAACTCATACCTATGATTTTACACCTTTCGCTGTGGACTGGCAGTGGCGCAAGAGCAAAGAAAAAGAAGCTACCTTGCGAGGGACCGAAGCACTTTGGCAGGAACTGGCAGCTATCGACCCAGTAACAGCTAACAAATTACATCCCAATGATCTCAAAAGAATAATCAGAGCTTTAGAGGTATATCATTTTACAGGAAAGCCTATCAGTTACTATCAGGAAAAATCCCGGCAAAAGGGCTTAAAAAGAAAGTATTTGATGTATGCATTAACTGCCAGCAGGGAAAAATTATATGAGCGGATAAATTTAAGAGTGGAACAAATGCTGGCAAGTGGCTGGATTGAAGAAGCCCAACATTTACTGGACAAATACAATTTAAGCAATACAGCCAGCCAGGCAATAGGCTACAAACAGATTTTCTCATATTTACGCGGAGAAATTACTTATCTGCAAATGGTGGAGGATATCAAGACAGCTACCCGCCGTTATGCCAAAAGGCAATTAACCTGGTTACGCCAGGAAGAAAATATCAACTGGCTGGATGTAACTGAACAATCAATCCATGATATCAGTAAAAAAATTGCTCAAGAGGCAGCAGGACTATGGGCAAAAATGTAGAAATATCTTTCCAGCAAAGCGTTTGCCCTTATTTATAAATTTAGATGGAGGTATAGAGAGATGACAACAACTAAATCCACTATTAATTTACAGGATGCTTTTTTAAATCAGGTCCGGAAGGAAAATATCCCGGTAACTGTTTATCTTGTTAATGGTTTTCAACTTAAGGGACTGGTAAGAGGCTTTGATAATTTTACTGTTATCTTAGAACAAGAAGGTAAACAACAAATGGTTTATAAACACGCAATTTCAACAGTAGCTCCCATTAAGCCTGTTCATTTTTCTTTTTCTGATAACCGCAATGTTAACCAAAACCAGTAAGTTAGCAAGGGGCTGGCCTGAAGGCCAAGCCTCTTTTTTCATAAGACTGGACAATCGGGCATAATTAATAAACAGTAGATGATTGAGATTGGGGGAGTAATCAATGTTAATTCAATTTAAACGTCAACAAAACCGTTTAGAGCCTCTGAATCTTACTCCTCATAAACCTCAATCAATTAATAACATCACTGAACAAACTAATAGTAGCTTCGTTGAAGAAATATTAAAAGAACTTAATGAATTGATCGGATTAGAAAAAGTTAAATATATCTTCCATGAAATCTATGCTTTTGCCAGGATTCAAAAAAAACGCCAAAAAGAAAAGCTATATAATGAACCAATGGTTTTACATATGGTATTTAAAGGTAACCCAGGCACTGGAAAAACAACGGTGGCTCGCATTGCAGGTAAACTTTTTCGCGAGCTTGGCCTTTTACAAAAAGGCCATTTGATTGAAATTGAAAGGGCTGACCTGGTCGGCGAGTATATCGGTCATACGGCTATAAAGACCAGAGAGCAAATCAAGCGCGCTCTCGGAGGTATACTGTTTATCGATGAAGCATATAGTTTGGCCCGGGGAGGAGAAAAGGATTTTGGTAAAGAAGCCATTGACACTATGGTAAAAGCCATGGAAGATCATAAAGATAATCTGGTTATAATTCTTGCTGGCTATCCAAGTGAGATGGAGTGGTTTCTGCGCACCAATCCTGGTTTGAGAAGTCGGTTTCCCATACATATATCTTTTCCGGATTACAGTATAGATGAATTAATGTTAATCGCAGAACAAATGTTAAAACAGCGCCAGTATGATTTTACTCCTCAGGCAAAAGAGCGTTTCAAGGAGCAATTAAAAAACCTCCCCCCTACAACCATTGTTAACGGTAATGCCCGGTTAGTAAGAAACTACATCGAGAAATTGATTCGCTGTCAGGCAGTTCGCCTGGTGAAGAAAGAAATTGTTACCCGGGACGATTTGATCCTGATCACTGAAGATGACATTTATTCCGCCACCGGCAACTACTTGTAAATATTTTTTTTTGCCTTTATACTGACAATGAGAATTTCATTTAGAATAAGGTGATTATTGCATGAAATTTATTTATGGTAATACAGATGGTATTCGCAAACATCTTTTAGACAAACTCTCTCAGATAAGAGGATATCAATTTGATAAACTATTACCATATGAAATGTATCAGCAACTATTATCAATATCTGAACAGCTAAACAGGGAAATTGCTATAGGTATTAATAAAAAAGGCAAAGTGGAGTTTATCAGTATAGGTAATAGCCAGCAAGTACCAGTACCTCGAAACTCTTATTTAATCATCCATACCCATCCACAAGCAACCAGTGAATTAAGTGAGCTGGATCTTTCTTTAATCCATTCCGGTCAAACCCAGGCAATCATGGCTATTGGGTCTTTTTCAGATACAATTCAAATCGCAAAAATCGATGACAGCCATGGGCTTACTGTTGAAAAATATACTTTGCAGGACTTAGCCCAGAAGAGCCTGGATATCATCGGGGTAGAAGGTTCAAGGAAAAACAAAATAGAGGATATTGACTTAACAGAAAAAGCATTATTGATAGCTTTTGATGAAGAGGGTGCCCTTGAACTGGAGGAATTATGCAAAACAGCCGGTATTCAGGTTCTGGATTGTGAAATTATAAAGCTAAGAAAGATTCATACCGGGCTCTTTGTTGGCAAAGGTAAAATCGTTGAAATAAAGAATAAGTCCCAGGTATTACAAGCAAATCTTCTGGTCTTTGATCACGAGCTCTCACCAGTTCAATTACGAAATATCGAGGAAATTACCGGGCAGAAAGTAGTAGACCGTACTACTTTGATTCTTGACATTTTTGCACAAAGGGCCCAGTCACGAGAGGGCAAACTTCAGGTTGAACTGGCACAACTTAAACATCTGTTACCTCGTCTAACCGGTCAGGGTAATAACCTTTCCCGCTTAGGCGGAGGCGTAGGTACCCGGGGCCCTGGTGAAACTAAACTGGAACAAGATAGGCGAAAAATTAAAAAGAAAATAGTATTATTAACACAGGAGCTGGCCGAAATACAAAAACACCGTCAAAATCAACACAAACAGAGGGCAACTAATAATATTCCGCACATATGCTTAACCGGTTATACCAATGCCGGAAAATCGACTTTACTTAATCTGCTAGCCAATGCCAATGTCCTGGCTGAGGACAAATTGTTTGCCACCCTTGATACAACGACGCGCCGTCTCCAACTCCCTTCGGGTAGATGGGCTGTACTAACCGACACAGTAGGTTTTATTCGCAATTTACCTCCAGGCCTGATTGCAGCTTTTCGTGCTACATTGGAAGAGCATTTGCGTTCCGATTTGATTTTACATGTAGTAGATGCCAGTAATCCATTTGCCAGACAACATATCAAGGTCGTTGAAGCTATTATTAAAGATTTAAATTTAGAAACAATTAAACAATTAATAGTTTTTAATAAAATAGACTTACTTAACGACCTGGATAGATTAAACATATTACTTCACGATCTTCCGTCAGATTATGTTTGCATTTCAGCCTTGAAAAAAACCGGTATTGATGAGTTATTAATCAAAATAGATACAATTTTAAACACAGAAAATGTTTACAAAGACACCCTTTGGTTTTTCCCTTATAACCAGGCCTCCCTTATTAGTTTAATTAGAAAGCATGGTCATATCGTTGAGGAGAAATACACAGATTCAGGTATATTAATTAAGGGCAGAGTGGAAAATAGATATAGTGCTCAACTGGAAATTTATGAGAAATAGAAAGGGAATGAGGAATTAACCATGAAGGACATCAACCGTTTACACACTCAAGCACTGGAAATGATCAAACCAATAGTGGCTGAAATAGAAAACAAAACTTTTTACCAAACGGCAAAGGTTTTGGAAGCTTTTCGACACGCTCAGGTTTACCAGCATCACTTAAACGGTACTAATGGGTATGGATATGGGGACATCGGAAGAGAAGCCCTGGAACACGTTTTTGCAACCCTCTTTGGGGCAGAAGCAGCTTTAGTACGACCACAATTTGTTTCCGGTACCCACGCTATCGCTACTGCATTATTTGCCATTTTAAGACCGGGGGATACCATCCTATTTGCTACAGGAAAACCCTACGATACCCTGGAAAAAGTAATAGGTTTTAAAAACGAGCCCGGAAGCCTTAGGGACTGGGGTATTAACTACCGCCAAATCGACCTTACCTCTGATGATAAAATTGACATATTTACCTTACAAAAACTTTTAGAAGAAGATAAGTCCATAAGAGTTGTAGCTTTTCAGCGATCCAGGGGGTATGCCTGGCGCAAATCCTTACTTCAACCAGATTTAACTGAAGCCTTTGCTCTGACAAAAAAAATTAGACCCGATGTGATTATATTTGTAGATAATTGTTACGGGGAACTGGTAGAAGGATTTGAACCAACCCAGTACGGCGCTGACCTGGTAGCTGGTTCTTTAATTAAAAATCTAGGTGGAGGTTTAGCCCCCACCGGTGGTTATATCGTAGGAAACAAGGATTTAGTAAATCTGGCAGCCGAACGTTTAACAGTTCCCGGTACCGAAGGCGAACTGGGTGCCACGGGTGATTTTTTGCGTTCCACCTTTCATGGTCTGTACCTTGCCCCCAGGATGGTTGCTGAGGCCCTGATTGGTGCAATCTATGCCGCTGCTTTATTCTCCCTGGCCGGGTTTGAAGTATCTCCTACAATAGAAGAGCCTCGCAGTGACATTATTCAGGCAATAAAACTTAACTCCGCCGAGAATATGAAAGCATTTTGCCGTGGTATACAACGTTTTTCCCCCATTGATAGTCACCTGACCCCTGAACCATGGGTAATGCCTGGCTATGATGTCCCAGTCATAATGGCGGGCGGGACCTTTATAGCCGGTTCAACTGCTGAACTCAGCGCCGATGGCCCCTTAGTT contains these protein-coding regions:
- a CDS encoding class I SAM-dependent methyltransferase, which produces MQFVVTTSNKASEESIKKAISLAQRLQLPFVHRSKVRNNPEQVLIIVSLEDIFIRYQNKNLSWHPNMAKLRILNLMRNGQDPLITAVDPQPGDHILDCTMGLGADSLVLAYSVGPTGKITALESEKLVAVLAENGFAKLNDTILKPLTQRIEIINSSFHHFLNRTPGQSFDVIYFDPMFQITKSKSTGINILRLIGNPTPLMAADVQLALSKCRRQVVVKENLNSDFFKNFRPDQLIKTSSNLGFGIYYSSKQEG
- the miaA gene encoding tRNA (adenosine(37)-N6)-dimethylallyltransferase MiaA; this translates as MDYQPVLIIVGPTAVGKSAVGIELAKLIDGEIISGDSMQVYKDMDIGTAKVPVEQRQGIPHHLLDIISPEEEFSVALFETLAEAKIKDIYARNKKPIIVGGTGLYIKALTHTYDFTPFAVDWQWRKSKEKEATLRGTEALWQELAAIDPVTANKLHPNDLKRIIRALEVYHFTGKPISYYQEKSRQKGLKRKYLMYALTASREKLYERINLRVEQMLASGWIEEAQHLLDKYNLSNTASQAIGYKQIFSYLRGEITYLQMVEDIKTATRRYAKRQLTWLRQEENINWLDVTEQSIHDISKKIAQEAAGLWAKM
- the hfq gene encoding RNA chaperone Hfq, with translation MTTTKSTINLQDAFLNQVRKENIPVTVYLVNGFQLKGLVRGFDNFTVILEQEGKQQMVYKHAISTVAPIKPVHFSFSDNRNVNQNQ
- a CDS encoding AAA family ATPase produces the protein MLIQFKRQQNRLEPLNLTPHKPQSINNITEQTNSSFVEEILKELNELIGLEKVKYIFHEIYAFARIQKKRQKEKLYNEPMVLHMVFKGNPGTGKTTVARIAGKLFRELGLLQKGHLIEIERADLVGEYIGHTAIKTREQIKRALGGILFIDEAYSLARGGEKDFGKEAIDTMVKAMEDHKDNLVIILAGYPSEMEWFLRTNPGLRSRFPIHISFPDYSIDELMLIAEQMLKQRQYDFTPQAKERFKEQLKNLPPTTIVNGNARLVRNYIEKLIRCQAVRLVKKEIVTRDDLILITEDDIYSATGNYL
- the hflX gene encoding GTPase HflX, with product MKFIYGNTDGIRKHLLDKLSQIRGYQFDKLLPYEMYQQLLSISEQLNREIAIGINKKGKVEFISIGNSQQVPVPRNSYLIIHTHPQATSELSELDLSLIHSGQTQAIMAIGSFSDTIQIAKIDDSHGLTVEKYTLQDLAQKSLDIIGVEGSRKNKIEDIDLTEKALLIAFDEEGALELEELCKTAGIQVLDCEIIKLRKIHTGLFVGKGKIVEIKNKSQVLQANLLVFDHELSPVQLRNIEEITGQKVVDRTTLILDIFAQRAQSREGKLQVELAQLKHLLPRLTGQGNNLSRLGGGVGTRGPGETKLEQDRRKIKKKIVLLTQELAEIQKHRQNQHKQRATNNIPHICLTGYTNAGKSTLLNLLANANVLAEDKLFATLDTTTRRLQLPSGRWAVLTDTVGFIRNLPPGLIAAFRATLEEHLRSDLILHVVDASNPFARQHIKVVEAIIKDLNLETIKQLIVFNKIDLLNDLDRLNILLHDLPSDYVCISALKKTGIDELLIKIDTILNTENVYKDTLWFFPYNQASLISLIRKHGHIVEEKYTDSGILIKGRVENRYSAQLEIYEK
- a CDS encoding aminotransferase class I/II-fold pyridoxal phosphate-dependent enzyme; the protein is MKDINRLHTQALEMIKPIVAEIENKTFYQTAKVLEAFRHAQVYQHHLNGTNGYGYGDIGREALEHVFATLFGAEAALVRPQFVSGTHAIATALFAILRPGDTILFATGKPYDTLEKVIGFKNEPGSLRDWGINYRQIDLTSDDKIDIFTLQKLLEEDKSIRVVAFQRSRGYAWRKSLLQPDLTEAFALTKKIRPDVIIFVDNCYGELVEGFEPTQYGADLVAGSLIKNLGGGLAPTGGYIVGNKDLVNLAAERLTVPGTEGELGATGDFLRSTFHGLYLAPRMVAEALIGAIYAAALFSLAGFEVSPTIEEPRSDIIQAIKLNSAENMKAFCRGIQRFSPIDSHLTPEPWVMPGYDVPVIMAGGTFIAGSTAELSADGPLVPPYIIYFQGGLNRHHIFLAVQNALAEIIARN